A genomic window from Anthonomus grandis grandis chromosome 2, icAntGran1.3, whole genome shotgun sequence includes:
- the LOC126750111 gene encoding uncharacterized protein LOC126750111: protein MKWAVRNDTLAGQVSDDELTGTSSDLQKTLTKFWEVEEVSVSKALSKEEIDCANIFVRTTRRNSEGRFIVTLPLKQDESTLGKSREQVEKRFYSTERRLSKNNKLRDYYVYFMPEYEELNHMSKTESCDNSHIEYFMSHHGVLREPSLTTKLRIVFDASCQQQLVTG, encoded by the exons ATGAAATGGGCTGTCAGAAACGATACGCTCGCGGGGCAAGTTTCCGATGATGAGCTTACTG GTACTAGTTCTGATCTTCAGAAAACCTTAACAAAATTCTGGGAAGTAGAAGAAGTTAGTGTCTCTAAGGCTCTATCGAAAGAGGAAATAGACTGTGCGAATATATTCGTTCGAACTACTCGTAGAAATTCAGAAGGCCGATTTATAGTCACCTTACCTTTAAAACAAGATGAAAGCACTCTAGGAAAATCAAGGGAACAAGttgaaaaaagattttattccactgAAAGAAGGCTAAGCAAAAACAATAAGTTACGCGATTACTACGTTTATTTTATGCCAGAATACGAAGAATTAAATCACATGAGCAAAACTGAAAGTTGTGATAATTCGCATATCGAATATTTTATGTCGCATCACGGCGTTCTGCGCGAACCAAGTCTCACCACTAAATTGCGCATAGTGTTCGATGCGTCATGTCAGCAGCAATTAGTAACGGGCtag